CGTCGTATACTATAAGTAACATTACTGAAGCTGAGCACCAAATGGGCATAAAGTCTTCCTATGATTATGGTACCCAAGTTTACAGTGAGTTAACATTCTTTAAAAGAGACAATAATCTATGTTTATTTAATACCCTTACTGAAGCTGCAGGTTTtaatgattttctttttcaagaatACCAATAGTTTTTCTATGCTTTTGGTACCTTTTTACATCGAATTTACAACCGTTTGAAATTGTGAACATTCCACCACTTTATTCTTGGACAAAAAGGCAAGCCAtcaaaagcaatttttttctactgtttttactgttgtaggcctatatcataagcataaataattaaatatataTGCCAAAGGCAGGCTTTAATGtgatttaaaacaacaaacgaTAATATCGAATAGccagatagtaggagggttgactgtgaacAGTATTAGTttgtctatcattcaaaaccatggTGAGTTGACTGCTGCACGTAGGCCTATATACACTCACAGCGTGAGTTTTTGCTCGATGTcatccaaccatggaggaagaaaataccAATAATCGATGGTCGGACAGAAAAAGGGTTGGCCATGAACTGTGCATAAGTTTGATCAGGCCAACTAGCAATGAAAAGCCtgaacaaaattcacaaggatGTTATTAAGCAAGCTATAGTTCACGTGCTTGCACTTTTTCTGTTCAATAATTGCGCCGTCCTGTTCAATGGTAGATAAGCAAAAGCAACTACACAGATCAATCTAACATCCGGTTTCCCTGACACGAGACGACCTCAAGAAGGCCGTGACATGAGTGAACTTCCGGTTTGGCTGATCTACTGTCAAGGCAACCCCACGGGACAGCAGATATGTTTTTTTCTACCATCGAGCAAGGTTCCTTGTTCTATGGTTCGATTCTGTTCGTGTTCCTGAACAACGACAACATtatgcagccgatttcacgaaacgcttggattaattaattcatcttatctcgagttatggACGACTAACTcgccctaagttaggatgggtgcAGTGTGTCCTAAGATTGATCCTTAGTTAGGAAGAAtttggtgaaatcggcggctcaattcaataatacgtttattccatactcttgttgaaaaaaaaaaaaaaaaaaaatgtgagaattaaacagtacatagaaatttaacaaatctaaagtgtattaaattatacagaaaaacaataaaatctaAACgcaattaataaattaataactaggaattaactatgtacaagacaggagcgagagcatgaggctgttagatAAGCCAAGGACCAGGATAATGCAAGGACCAGTGTTCCCACTTGGTGGTTCTCAACATACTTATGCATACAATACAAATCAATGAACACtcggactcaattggtcatcgaagtcaaCAGGGAACTGTTGTCTTGTCGCCCACATACATTGAATGCGTATAAACAGAGCTCAAAACTTCACAGAGGGTATCAAGGGAAATTGCCGAATTTTGGcatgaatttaattttgttttcttcttctttttgtagATTCTTTAAAGTCTGGTGTAATTATCAATTAACACATAGTTTAACCTTGGAATAAATGTAGAGCAACACAGAAATTACACTTAAGGATCAGGTGGGCCTGGATTTTGACGCGAACAcaaaaaacaattcattttgCTATGAATTATGGTTTCAGTTCCCTTTTATATCAATGCCTTTATGGAAAAAGACAATGACAAACAGATCTTTATAAATGTCGATAGTCTATTGTTGTGAGTACAATACGGACCAAAAGCTTTTACCACTTCAAATTTAAGCATCAAAATTGCCTCAGGGGACCCGTGTCCCTCAACCATATAATTATTGCAGTTCTAGATTGATCGGGTGAAAATTCACTgtgacatattattattatggtaaaGTCTACTGAACATTGCAGGCCTCATACTTCACCGATGCAACGATTGCCTTgtcataataatgataatggcTTCTAATAAATATGGCGctcaaacattattaccctggtcactgggccttaaatcattccttaaaccatctcagctccctggggagtattatgccttgtgcaacaaatgcgctactcggctaaatcaatcacaagaaccatctctgccctcacgtACCCATTTACCACTGGGTGGATATAGAAGCAATTATAgcgaagtgtcttgctcagggtcacaagtgtcacgaccgggattcgaacccacactctgctgagctGCTCTTATCAGCTCGGCTACGACACCCCGTCATCGTAGTCATTGTCGCGGTGCCCTTAAATATAATGgtacagtagaaatttgcaatttcttcattgggtgcccttaaccaaggaaaatgccttggtgcccttgccctttcaaaaacgaagcacattGCCTGAACATTGTATATCGAACGATCTCATACCATCCCGCGTATTTCATGTTAAGTAGAACAATATTGTTcaacaaattctgcttagcGAAAAAGAGCAGTTTACCAGTCACGAATTATGTGACATCGTATAATTTGGTTGGCCAGTACTAGCCTAAACCTTGTTCTGgttagcaaatttgtttgtgtgctttagtTACTGTTAATTGCAGTtgtatgaaaatgggcccaaaTCTGGTTATTGGTGTGTAATTATGATCCAGAATATTGGGTGGCCAATCAGTGTCAAAACATTAATAAAGCCAGTATGCaaaaacaatttgctaagcacatacaACCATTGTTTAGCAGAAACAGATTACAAGCCAACATAACACTCAGTTTATATTGAGGTGACTGGTGCTCGACTACATTTAAAAATGTCATccgtattttctgcttaacagcttttctGCATTTGAGCCCAGATCACCAGGAATTGATGTGTTAGTGACTTTAATCGAATGGTATTTCAGATAAGCAGTCGAcgtaacacacacaaaataacttAATAATTGACTGGGTATTTGGGGGGTTTTGAAAAGGAAACGAAGGAAATTGATTTACAACCTTGCGTTTTACTTtgattgttttaacaaaaatagttattattttgttattcgTTCTTGCGAAATATAAGGAAATGCTAGAATGAGTTAACCCAATGtactctcttaaaggaacacgttgccttggatcggacgagttggtctattgaAAGCGCTTAAACcgatgaaatgcatatggttagaaagatgttttaaaagtagaatataatgatccacacaagtatcactcaaaattgcacggttttccttttacgtcgcgaactatcacggtcggccatatgggagtcaaaattttgttcCAAAGTTCATTCCAGTTTCACTCAAAACGAGTGACAcagaaactgacaccactcggacaagagagtgaaattattgcccttttacattaagagagtaggcTGTCCCCATTATACGAGTCGCTATATTCCCCTCCCAATTCTCTTGTTTTGTCCTCAGACTGATGATATGGCTAGGCTTGAGGACAAGTCGTTAACTTTGCTTTTTGCTTGTAGACAAGTCTTTAAAAATCTCTCCCGGATTACCCTGCAAAATTCACAGacacaataataatactatACACAGGGCCTTTCTTCATATAGCCTGTGAGCACAATACATGATTACCAGTCAAAGTTACTTTAAAGTTAGCAAAGTTGTGAACGGTAGGTACCCAAGCCACCATAATTttgtttagaagaaaaaaaatctcaagcAATATCGGCTAATTGAGCCTTGATATAGCCTGCTTTTTTTTCGTCGTTTTGTGTGATGttggtacatgtataatacGCAAGGTTGGCAAACCGAGAATGAATGCCCATTGAGTGCTATTGAGGCTCATGTACTTGTATTTTCTACTTTGAATGGTTTGTCCACAGGGAGTGGAATATATTCAAGGTGATTTAAACAGCTATAGCCTTGCCATGAAAGGCACTTCTTCAGTGGCTTTGTTGACACACCTACATTGAACGATTTGCTGTCAGGCAAACCGATTGAAGCGTGACACAAACATTggattattttgagtcattagtAGAGTGTGGTTGTACATGTAAGCGCAGTACGTGCAGTTTGTGTTCAGCTAGCAAAGAGCTTGCGGTTGTTCGAATTTGAAAGATTTTTATAAGCATGTTTCGGCAGCAGATACCCACTCGAATGTACGTGTTTGTATACTTCCTTATACCGGTAGGCAATTCGCTTACAAGTTTTGTGtcatcaaaatttgttttgtataaaaattacaattaaacataataataatccTAATGATCGGTttatatatagcgctttatacaccagaaGGGCGCCTTAAAGCGCTTCCACAATAAATCCACTTGGCATTTCAGCCTATATCCCAATTAATATGTTGCACACTAAGCTATCAATCACTAGAGCCATCTCTGCACTCGTATGTAGCCATTTACCCCTTGGTGCAGAGAAGCTTGTGGTTCGGGTTGTGGTTCGGGTTGTGGttcgaccgggattcaaacccacactctgctgaacagaaacaccacagctttAGTGCGGTGCTCTTATACGCTCAGCCTTGACACCCCATGCTTCTTTTCAATCAGTAATTTTTCTTTCGTTACTTGGTATCGAATCGTTTGGACCAAACAACCACCGGTCCTTCGCCGAAAATGTGGGCGTTATGTTTCAAAGCAAGGCTTTTAATCAAGTTATACTGAAGACAGCCAtggcatactgatcgaaacgtcaaatTATTACACACTAAGTATTGCTTGCAGCTTTGACTGGTTTGAATTAGGAAGAAACTTTAAACAGTAAACTTGCGCGGGTATCTACATGTGGTTTACCATgttggagtgttggctctggaaagagctattgtggtctcgacgtttcaaacagtatactctagTCGTCTTCGAAAAAAGGGAACAATTAATATTCATATTAGGGGGCCAACAACTCTGTTGTTTACAGAGCAGCTCTTAATCTTGGAAATGGGTTTTGGTTGCGGAAAGATGGGGGCGTTTACAAACTACCTTTTATGGGCTTAATATCATGAGACCGAATTCCCTAGATCTGGTGACATCAGGGTAAAGCTATAACTCCTGCCAGATACACCATTTCCCGTTGTAAGATGCACAGCTTTCTTTCTTAGAAAtgactcattttgtttttagtagGAGTCGAGGAGCCAAGACAAACTTGTGTTTCACAAAGATTAGGTTTGGCAGTCGAAGACAGATGTGTTAGACGTGTTTCAGGTTTATTTTAAGCTCGGACAAAATGCTGCATCATTGGTGAAGCTTCGGAGCGTCTTGTGTGGCTTTTAGTTGAGGTCTACAATCGAATGCTATAGATATAACTAAAATCCATGCGAAGGATCTGTAGTCaatagtttttaaaagtaatttcATAGATTATGGCCCTATTATGGGGCACATACCAAGGAATCGATGCGGTTTGGAAGTTTTGAAAGTGGAACTCgctgattcacacaaacatccTTCTTTTGTGGTTTTCTCTGTAAACTAgcacggtccgccattttgaagGATTCTCAGTTTTTCCTCGACAAAATGGCGGCCCCgttggtaaacaaaaaaataagaaagaCCACAAAATTTCAAGGGAATGTTTAGATAATTATAcgtgtacttttaaaacattattttcaatCAGTCATTTCATAACGAAATATTTCCAACGAAGTTTATACCCCCTAGGGCAACTCGTCACTTAATAACGCTGCAAGTTGATATATAGCTTTTTGTATAAGATCCTTTTTTTGTGACAGTTTCCAAATGAGAACGCTGCGCAGTCAACTGTGAACACGCTGtactttctacctccatggttaatgGTGGTCACGCTagagaaaacatcaaatcaaTAGTTCATGGTTTTAGCATACAGCAAGGACCTCGCTCTATGGTTTTAGGGACTGTCTACGTTCATAGGGGTACAGTTCATGGGTCGTACTTGCTAGTCTCCGAAAACGATTGCTGTCACAGTAATTGCTGTTATCATGTACGTAGGCATACACAATAACTTAGTGTATTACGTTCACAATACTACATCCAACTTGTCAGGTGTGGCAGTTTcggtcttccgccgtgttcagggTGCGTACGtgtagctcccctgggtcgaccccggtgtgtggcggtttgaCGTGgataattatctgcacacgttcgtcctgtgggaaaaaaacgccacacaacggggtcgacccagggaagctaaacgaacgcaccctcagttttccgggactcagtacGGCACCAGAAactgactactttcgcttgctgagCGCGCGTTTCATGACGTAATGTCACCGTACTTGGTCAttggaaaactgaacacggcggaaagttgaaaccaccGCACCGGCAATACGCTTCCGTATCAACTCGTAAAAATATCGGAAATACTTCTGCCAGGATCGTCATGTAGTTTGACTTTCCAAATTAAAATAAAGGAaccaatgttgttttttaatattaaagagccaataaaggatgatctcaatatgtcaactattacctttttatggccaaataaaCATCGCAGATACTGGttgataaccattttactctcaaaatgtgcatttagtaataaatatctCGAGTAAAAAATGtacccggccgcgcggctttttcagccgagagtcaaaaacggcttatctattataatgaccctggacgccagtgacgaatttcccctattggttttgaacacagttctccagctttggcatttccacaccaaatagccgccactgacgtcacgattcctttgtcgcgcgggtttgtttgaccccacgtttttcagaaatttggcttggagcgttctggagaaaacccatttttaccatgtaacgtgaggtaagagactcgttatattttgtgtgtttcctggatggactgcagctgttagaaaactgtaatatctatatattatttgaaatcatcctttattggctgtttaacatCACTCTTGTATTTTGCTCCCACTACCCCTTTTGTTAGACAATTATTATATGTATTTCCTTCACCATAACATGACTATTCTTTGTATAACAATTGTCAAACCCCTCTTTTTGATTTTCGCCCCACCCACCCTCTGTGACGATGCTGCCCCATTTGTGACATGGCAACGATGGTTTCCATGACAGCACTCGTCGAAACCTTAATTGCTTTTAAATACTCAAACTAATGATGTTGTCTGTCGTAGCCTTGTCGTCAAGAATTGTCTCAATTGAACCCTTATGCATCAACGGGTGTACAATTCCTCATGCAGCGCTTGTAAGTAGGGCCTACCCTCTTGAAACTAGACTACAAAATACCAAGGACATCTGCATTGAGAAGATTAACAAGTAAATGCTATGAAATGGAACGACAATTAAAAGTCATGAGAGCCCATGTCGACGGCTATTTCCGGTGATAGTTCAATTTGGCTGTACTTGCTGTTACCTCTTTATATGGTTTTCAGTCGTGCGTGGGTGATTCCAATTACTATGAGATGAGTTGTTGTTTATGGGttttcaaatttgcaaaaacaaatagttgatggcctgacgtttcgaccatattaaaggcagtggacactattggtaattactcaaaataattattagcataaaaacttacttggtgatgagtaatggggagaggttgatggtataaaacattgtgagaaacggctccctctgaagtggcatagttttcgagaaaggagtaattttccacgaatttgatttcgagacctcaagtttagaatttgaggtctcgaaatcaagcatctataaacgcacacaacttcatgtgacaatttttttttctttcattaatatctcgcaacttcgacgaccgattgagttcaaattttcacaggtttgttattttatgcatatgttgagatacaccaagtgaaaagactggtctttgacaattaccaatagtgtccactgtctttaagcatatAGTCTTCCTCGAAGGGATTAATTTGGTAAAGGTCGTTGTTCTATTTTTGTATCGATAGATTACCAGAAGAACGGGTTTTGTCTGAATACAATTTATTTTCACTACGTCGCTAATTGACTCAATGGGTGTGGTGTCCCCAGCAAATCGAAGAGTTGATGTTTATTACTTGTTATTGTCATGCGTTTAGGCTCAACTGTTGctacaacacaaaacaactgATATGGATGACGGTTTAACTTCAGGCCATGGTCGCAGTTCAAACTTGCCCATGCGGGAAGGTCACGCTGTGGTGCTGGAGTACACTCATAGTCAATTATTCCAGGAAATTTACGAATCAATTGAAAGTATACTTATTCCCCCCTTAAAtatatttgtataaatttattGCACTTGATAATTTACAATATAATTATGAAAATTAActcagctgttgcaaactgcttcccAAGTAAAAATACCtagaaattaaaaacacagtaaaaaaaaatgatctaaCGTTTCGTCGACCATTAGAGTCTATTTTGAAAGGGGAAAATAATTCCCCAAACCTTGTTTTGTTTGCTGTTCCCACGGGAACTATGAAGTGCCGTGTAAACCATGCCCCAATATCAACCATAGCCTCCAGTCGGAAAACACCCAGTAACGACAGGCGTATGTCATTCAGTCATTATTGTCGTTGAACATTGTGACCATTATTCTTGTCGTCGTACATTGTGACCAATGTGACACTTTCCATACTTGTCTTTCGCTTCCAGGgtattcattatttttgtttgtatcaaCCATAGCCGCCAGTCGGAAAACACTCGGTAAAGACAGGTGTATGTCAATCAGTCATTCTTGTCTTTGAGCATTTTAGCCATTGTGACACTTTCCATTCTTGTCTTCGCATTCAGTGTATTCAATACCTTGGCCATTGGTATGCGTCAATTGCACTGCAATTTCTAAATCTAggcctaaaataaaaacaaagtatCGCGTCAAATCAAGTTAACTTTTTAAACACAACATGTGAGTGAAGTGGATTTAGCCTGAGCAATTTTTGAAAAAACCGATGATTAAAATGCACATCATTCGCCTGCCGCCTTTGGGCAAAAATCAATGTTATCCAAAAACTCTGTTATTTCGGAGGCATGAGTTATTCCTATAAACTCAACcaatgaaaaaagaagaaacaaaaatcacttttaTTGAAGTTTCCCTCGCAAAAATCTTGTTTGTCAAAACCAAAAAATCGAATTAAATTTTGACCTTCACCGGAAATAGTTGTGGTGGTTCCAGTCAATGATTTTTTGAAGTTGGAATTTGCCCCACTTATTTATGTATTGTTGTTTTCTGTGCATGGTTGTTGTCTTGTGTGCcgttgtttctgtttttctaAAAGCGTGGGCTTACTATCAGCGGAAGTGATGTATTACCTACgtcaaaattgtttttgatttcAGAATAATTGTAAATAACGACCTTACATACCGCACAGTCAGTCAATAAGAACGCTGAATTTGAACTATTTTACAACCACTCGTGGGTTTTAGGCGGTTGTAAATCGTGCATTATTAGtttagaatttttttgtttagcaaataTTGATTCAGTTATAGCTCGCAAGAATGCATGAACGAAACGGTTCaatacatcaaataaaaaacccGTTGTCTCGCTTGCCACGCCCCCCTCCAACAATTCACAAGTGCTTTGTTCACCTCTGACTTTCAGAAAGACTTAAATATTAGTTGGTAGAGACGATTTATTGTAAACTGAACTCAGCGGTTAGTGGCACAAAACTCatagtatttattttgtacGTATTTTTGTTTCATACGTAGATAATCCAAATCTAAGATGGCGAAATTAGAAGGTTGCGCTAACTGCGCCAAGATCCTGCTGATTGTCTTCAACATCGTCTTCTTCGTaagtataataatataatattaggCATAGCGCTCTTACACAAtggtaccacagcgctttacaagaaactaaacaataagcaaataaataatggcactgataatgggaaaacagtcaaagcaatcagtcattgaacaggaaagttttaagatgtttcttgaaaactgcaagTGACTCCGCGGAACGACTGTGATGAGGGAAACGGTTCCAAAGGCGCGGACCATGTGCGCAAAAAGTACGACCACAAGCAACGGTATGCACTTTGGAACTGTCAAGAGTGTACTGCCTGAACCAGATCAAAGGATGTGCACAGTGTTCTGTTATAGAGCAATTTTTGTATCTCTATTCAAGTTTTTACTTGGATCACACACCTAAAGCAACAGCACAATTAACGGATGGGTATTTTAGAAGcatgaagaaatgttcagttttagatttgtgaggaaaaccctaagggggggggggcaacccTGGCCCACCTTGTTGGGCTTTTAATGTCTCTCTTTTAACATTTGTCTCATCATCACAGTCGCCATTACACAGTGATGAGactgatgttaaaggcagtggacactattggtaattactcaaaatagttattaccattaaacctttcttggtgacgagtaatgtggagaggttgatgataaaaaacattgcgagaaacggctacctctgaagtgccatagtttttgagaaagaagtcattttccacgaatttgatttcgagacctcagatttagaatttgaggtctcgaaatcaaccatctaaacgcacacaagttcgtatgacaagggtgtttttttctttcattattatctcgcaagttcgatgaccgattgagctcaaattttcacaggttagttattttatgcatatgttgagatacactaactgtgaaggctagtctttgacaattaccaatagtgttcactgcctttaaaagagagccattaacagctcaacaaggtgggctagtggGCAACCCACGCAATTATAAAAAGGAGCGAAATCCATGCCACGTGCGATGCTCAAACTGTAAAGGTGAAAGGCATGGACAGAAACACTGAGCCATCCAATTACATCATTGTTTCGAGTATAGTATTACCTTAACTCATTTCCTATTTAGATCATGGCAATCGAAAATACCATCTGTTATCTGTGTCTGCAaagtacagtgtctttaaagacactggacactattggtaattgtcaaagaccagtcttctcgcttgctgtatctcaacatacatacaaataaaaaacgtgtgaaaatttgaactcaatcggtcatcgaagtatcgagataataatgaaagaaagaaaaacacccttgtcatataaagttgtgtgctttcagatgaatgatttcgtgacctcaaattctaaatctgaggtctcgaaacccccctcccccccaaaaaaaaaaatgtagaaaaATACTTCATCCTCGAaaactatacttcagagggagccgtttctcacaatggtttatactataaatcaacagctccccattactcgtttaccaagtacggttttatgctaataactattttgagtaattaccaatagtgtccactgcttttaacctCCGAATTACCGTAGTGCAGACTTTACTATTTATCGGGAGGGCTGTTCAACAACGTGACaatcaaacatttcaaaaagaaatattttttctttgtttttctttatccTTACTATAGCTTGTTGGCATCATCCTTTTGGCTGTTGGAATATGGGTAGTGACAAGCCCGTACAAGCTTGATGTATTGGCCATCTTGGACAACCCCGTCATCTCGGGTGGGGCGTACTTCATCATCGCATTAGGGGCGTTCATCTTTGTAGTGGCGTTCCTCGGATGCTGTGGAGCATGGATGGAGAACAGGCTTATGCTCGTCATCGTGAGTACTGCtcctgttgatgttgttgttgttgtttgatgTTGTCATTAATGTTATTACTGTCTGTTATGaatgttgttaatgttgttgttgttcttgtttataATGTGGTCTTGTTGTtgttcatgttgttgttgttgttgttcttcttCTCTTGTTGTTCgtgtttatgttgttgttgttgtcgtcgtcgtcgtcgtcgtcgtcgccgccgtcgccgtcgtcgtcgtcgtcgtcgtcgtcgtcgtcgttgttgttgtggttCTTCTTCTTGTATTGTTGCTGCTGATGCTTGTTGTTGTTCctcttcttgttgttgttcatgttgttgttgttgttgttctcttctttttctcttgtttttcttgtatatgttgttgttgttgtggtggttcttcttcttgttttgcAATTCTCCGTGGGACCTAaatctattgttttgtttttctcgaaTTTGCAGTATTTCATCATCGTTCTTGGAATCTTCATTGCCCAGTTTATTGGATGCGCTGTTATCATTGCATACAAGGACAAGGTAAGAAAATCAAGGTTTTTGACTTCTTTCAGATCTTAAATGTGACTTCCCAGATAAACTCGACCTATTGATAaagaatgcaaaaaaaaaaaacacacgatatttttgtttgttattagtCGGCAGTTGAATTCGAACAAGGCATGAAAGTCACCACACTTGCAAGATCAACTTGGGGGCTATTTATGTATATAATGCCCGATATGTGACAGAGGGTGTTCTACCATTATGTTCCCAAACTTAAGCATTTTACTTTTGTACCCAGTTATCCTTCTGTCAAGGCCATCACCACACACGGGCGTGTTCTCCCATTGCAGTCGCTTGGGATCGTGGTTTTCGACGCCGCGaatgccttgacaaaaggcCAACGAAGTCCTGTATAGAGTGTACAGGCCAAATGTAAAATTAAGTTGCTCCCATCCTAACTATATTTTCCCGCTCCTATTTTTCCCTTTAGGTTGATGACTTTGTCACCAATTCGCTTCAAGACACGATGAACAAGTACAACGGTGAAACTGCCAGTGATAAATATAGCCAGGGATGGAACTCACTCCAAGTTCTGGTATGTAACTAACACTTCGTGTCAAAGACGAGCCAACTCGATGCAATGAACTTCACCTGATTATGAAATACCCGTCAGAAAATACAAACTAACTTGTAATCCTTTTAGGGCGAAACAAGCAGAAGATATTTATTCTCATCAAAATGATTACTTAAAAATCGTAGATTTTTGTTTCTGCCGTTGGTGGGGGATTTGATGTGAGAATTACGTTGCGAAGTctttcaattcaatatttttatgaAGTTTATTTCATACTCTTATTTTGCAAAAACATAATA
This region of Asterias amurensis chromosome 22, ASM3211899v1 genomic DNA includes:
- the LOC139953840 gene encoding tetraspanin-18-like isoform X1 — protein: MAKLEGCANCAKILLIVFNIVFFLVGIILLAVGIWVVTSPYKLDVLAILDNPVISGGAYFIIALGAFIFVVAFLGCCGAWMENRLMLVIYFIIVLGIFIAQFIGCAVIIAYKDKVDDFVTNSLQDTMNKYNGETASDKYSQGWNSLQVLLECCGTNNYTDWADTYWGGNQTIMTIGGQNLIPKFPITCCKVDNTLDIVSGKYPTPLNYTQCYGVGTTYPNEMYLNTNGCYDSFQDWVKSHALYIGGVGLGLAFLEVFAMVFAMCVCRGIGKAEE
- the LOC139953840 gene encoding tetraspanin-1-like isoform X2; the encoded protein is MAKLEGCANCAKILLIVFNIVFFLVGIILLAVGIWVVTSPYKLDVLAILDNPVISGGAYFIIALGAFIFVVAFLGCCGAWMENRLMLVIYFIIVLGIFIAQFIGCAVIIAYKDKVDDFVTNSLQDTMNKYNGETASDKYSQGWNSLQVLLECCGTNNYTDWADTYWGGNQTIMTIGGQNLIPKFPITCCKVDNTLDIVSGKYPTPLNYTQCYGVGTTYPNEMYLNTNGCYDSFQDWVKSHALYIGGVGLGLAFLEIMGLVLSMCMYHILKKQ